One segment of Rubripirellula amarantea DNA contains the following:
- a CDS encoding ABC transporter permease yields the protein MTQTPNSTTAPPKLEALLDPSQQVQGVSLWQDAWRRLKRNRIAYRSLYLLIGLAIATLLTPLLPLQSPIDKDLNNGQFLPPTLASSVMGSREGLKFENNRLTSELAQVESEIKNLKQQLSQAQTESERTELEQSITQKQVVEHPFSQLWNNLGPLSWMMCRARVAIFGDFAIPSIFGTDQLGRDVLSRIMWGARISLTVGIVATLVSLVIGVSYGAIAGYFGGWIDAIMMRIVDTLYSVPFIFVVIFIMTFLGEDSVKKKLESYGVSQLTVFYLIIGAIYWLTMSRVVRGQVLSLKHEQFVEAARTIGASPARIVFRHLVPNVLGIVIVYLTLTIPAVMLFEAFLSFLGLGVSPPDVSWGLMLKDGVDALSSVKLFWWMVVFPGAALALTLFALNFLGDGLRDALDPKMKNKD from the coding sequence ATGACGCAAACACCCAATTCAACAACAGCGCCACCCAAGCTAGAAGCGTTGCTCGATCCGTCGCAGCAAGTTCAAGGCGTATCGCTTTGGCAAGATGCTTGGCGACGACTCAAACGCAATCGCATTGCCTACCGTTCGCTCTATCTGCTGATTGGATTAGCAATCGCAACGCTGCTGACGCCCTTGTTGCCTCTTCAATCGCCCATTGATAAGGATCTCAACAACGGTCAGTTTTTGCCGCCGACTTTAGCTTCGTCGGTAATGGGCAGCCGTGAAGGATTGAAGTTCGAGAACAATCGGCTGACATCGGAACTCGCCCAGGTCGAATCAGAGATCAAGAATCTCAAACAACAACTCTCGCAGGCTCAAACGGAGTCCGAGCGGACTGAACTTGAGCAATCCATTACGCAAAAGCAGGTCGTTGAACATCCCTTTAGCCAGCTTTGGAATAACCTCGGTCCGCTGTCGTGGATGATGTGTCGCGCTCGCGTGGCAATTTTTGGTGACTTTGCAATTCCGTCGATCTTCGGCACCGATCAACTCGGTCGCGACGTTCTATCTCGGATCATGTGGGGCGCACGAATCTCATTAACCGTTGGCATTGTCGCAACGCTGGTGAGCCTCGTTATCGGGGTTAGCTATGGTGCAATCGCCGGTTACTTTGGCGGCTGGATTGACGCGATCATGATGCGGATCGTGGATACTTTGTACTCAGTCCCGTTCATCTTTGTCGTAATTTTCATCATGACTTTTCTAGGTGAAGACTCCGTCAAAAAGAAACTCGAGTCCTACGGCGTCAGCCAACTGACCGTTTTCTACTTAATCATCGGCGCCATCTATTGGCTGACGATGTCCCGTGTCGTTCGGGGTCAGGTGCTTTCACTCAAACACGAACAATTCGTTGAAGCCGCTCGCACGATCGGTGCTTCACCCGCACGAATCGTGTTCCGACATTTGGTTCCCAACGTCTTGGGAATCGTAATCGTCTACCTGACATTGACGATTCCAGCCGTGATGCTATTCGAGGCTTTTTTATCGTTCCTAGGACTGGGCGTTTCGCCGCCGGATGTTTCGTGGGGTTTGATGTTGAAGGATGGCGTGGATGCGTTATCAAGCGTAAAGCTTTTTTGGTGGATGGTTGTGTTTCCTGGCGCGGCACTCGCGTTGACGCTATTCGCACTTAATTTTCTTGGTGACGGTCTGCGTGATGCGTTGGACCCGAAGATGAAGAACAAGGATTGA
- a CDS encoding bis(5'-nucleosyl)-tetraphosphatase, with product MNDHQVRAAGFIVMCKIDGNPHVLLMRHAKRWDFPKGHCDGDESFEEAAFRELEEETGISREIIEMDPDFHFDLQYEVTYKRHGKQRFQKLVRYYLGYLDHEPEIEVTEHEGFQWLPWAPPHQIQTQTIDAALAAVAMHLSQ from the coding sequence ATGAATGATCATCAGGTGCGAGCGGCGGGCTTCATTGTGATGTGCAAGATTGATGGCAATCCCCACGTCTTGCTGATGCGACACGCCAAACGCTGGGACTTCCCCAAAGGGCACTGCGATGGCGACGAGTCGTTCGAAGAAGCGGCCTTTCGAGAACTCGAGGAAGAAACGGGAATCTCTCGAGAGATCATCGAGATGGACCCGGACTTCCATTTTGATCTTCAGTACGAAGTCACGTACAAGCGGCACGGCAAACAGCGTTTCCAAAAGCTCGTTCGGTACTACCTAGGCTACCTGGATCATGAACCCGAGATCGAAGTCACCGAGCACGAAGGGTTTCAGTGGCTGCCATGGGCGCCGCCTCACCAAATTCAAACGCAAACGATCGACGCAGCGCTAGCCGCCGTCGCAATGCATTTGTCGCAGTGA
- a CDS encoding NADPH-dependent FMN reductase, which produces MILVISSSLHPDSRSRILASACISRLESLGETVESFDLSQTALPQCDGMAAYGDANVQTLTSLIKKADGILLASPVYNYDVNSAAKNAIELTGKAWTGKVVGMMLAAGGQGSYMSAMGLANSLMLDFRCVIVPRFIYATGESFEGNSLADEMIQERVDTLVAETLRLAKALAS; this is translated from the coding sequence ATGATTCTTGTCATCAGTTCATCGCTGCACCCGGATTCTCGCAGCCGAATCCTTGCAAGCGCGTGTATCTCGCGACTTGAATCTCTTGGCGAAACGGTTGAAAGCTTTGACCTTTCCCAAACGGCGTTGCCTCAATGCGATGGCATGGCCGCCTATGGCGACGCAAATGTTCAAACGCTCACCAGCCTGATCAAGAAAGCTGACGGCATTCTGTTGGCCTCGCCCGTCTATAACTATGACGTTAACTCAGCCGCCAAGAACGCGATCGAGTTGACCGGGAAAGCATGGACGGGAAAAGTGGTGGGGATGATGTTGGCCGCGGGCGGCCAAGGCAGCTACATGTCGGCCATGGGCTTGGCCAATAGCTTGATGCTCGATTTTCGATGCGTGATCGTGCCACGCTTCATCTACGCCACCGGCGAATCATTTGAAGGCAACTCGTTAGCGGATGAAATGATCCAAGAGCGCGTCGATACACTGGTTGCCGAAACCTTGCGACTAGCCAAAGCACTTGCATCATGA
- the priA gene encoding replication restart helicase PriA translates to MSNPFDDIPTGETKGKTKQSEQKEAAQGELFETAPPPWELAVADDVAIATIVFSEAPHGPYDYRIPDDLREDLKPGMRVKVPLGHRRKAMIGWCIETKMGSSASRSLRDVAEVLDDEPLCDPPLVRLVMWMSHYYQAPAGQVFDTLIPSSVRANAGTRERTYYELTNKKLDDATIESLPAKQQQIIRTLIAVARPMTSAQIMVEADCTSSPIKTLEKKGLISSESRREMATSSPMRWQLDDGEKETKHDLTDDQTHALEKITAAVDSEEGKTLLLHGVTGSGKTEVYIRAIEHVVKFGRSAIVLVPEISLTPQTRGRFERRFPGVAVLHSQMTPAERHFQWQRIRRGEVQVVIGPRSAVFAPLPRLGLIILDEEHDGSFKQDTAPRYHARKVAFARAMSLKVPLVLGTATPSLESWHACNTGHAELISMPSRVGNRPMPDVQLVDLRVRDDRTSGAISRPLHKAVQETLDDKGQVILLLNRRGFATTIQCPSCGHVVACPDCDMPLTHHRDGGKAVCHYCDYTIGTPPWCPACRFDGIRYGGLGTQRLEVEVKSRFPNARVARMDGDTMRRPGSHQKVLSAFRSGEIDILLGTQMIAKGLDFPNVLLVGVINADSALHFPDFRAAERTFGLVTQVSGRTGRGNRGGRVIVQTFSPEHPAIQAASRHDYEQFAHDEMNARRKFNYPPLGSVARIIIRGTVEDVTESTAESLVQRLEQAREKLGHEVRILGPAPPPMSKLRGKYRFHILLQATEPGPLGDTIRTATEKFVIPEKDDVQYVVDIDPIDML, encoded by the coding sequence ATGTCCAACCCGTTTGACGACATTCCGACCGGCGAAACGAAGGGCAAAACAAAGCAGTCCGAACAAAAAGAAGCCGCACAAGGTGAGCTTTTTGAAACCGCGCCGCCGCCTTGGGAACTTGCTGTTGCAGACGATGTGGCGATCGCGACCATCGTCTTCAGTGAAGCTCCACACGGCCCCTACGATTATCGCATTCCGGATGACTTGCGAGAAGATTTGAAGCCGGGAATGCGAGTCAAGGTCCCGTTGGGACATCGCCGCAAAGCGATGATCGGTTGGTGCATTGAAACCAAGATGGGGTCCTCTGCTTCACGCTCATTGCGTGACGTCGCCGAAGTCCTTGATGATGAACCGCTTTGCGATCCCCCTTTGGTTCGGCTCGTGATGTGGATGAGCCATTATTATCAAGCCCCTGCGGGTCAGGTTTTTGACACGCTGATTCCCTCGAGTGTCCGTGCCAACGCTGGAACTCGCGAACGAACCTACTACGAATTGACCAACAAGAAGCTTGACGACGCAACGATCGAATCATTGCCAGCTAAGCAACAGCAAATTATCCGCACCCTGATTGCCGTCGCTCGGCCAATGACCTCGGCGCAAATCATGGTGGAAGCCGACTGCACGAGCAGTCCCATCAAGACCCTCGAAAAGAAAGGATTGATTTCGTCCGAGAGTCGTCGCGAGATGGCAACCAGCAGTCCGATGCGATGGCAGCTCGATGACGGCGAAAAGGAAACCAAGCATGACCTAACCGACGATCAAACCCATGCCTTGGAAAAGATAACGGCGGCAGTTGATTCCGAGGAAGGAAAGACACTGCTTTTGCATGGTGTTACGGGAAGCGGAAAAACTGAGGTTTACATCCGAGCGATTGAACATGTCGTCAAGTTCGGCCGCAGCGCCATAGTGCTGGTTCCTGAAATCTCGCTTACTCCGCAAACTCGTGGTCGATTCGAACGTCGTTTTCCTGGTGTCGCTGTGTTGCATTCACAAATGACGCCAGCCGAACGCCATTTCCAATGGCAACGGATCCGCCGAGGCGAAGTTCAAGTCGTGATCGGCCCACGCAGCGCTGTGTTCGCGCCGCTGCCGCGATTGGGTTTGATCATCCTTGACGAGGAACACGATGGATCCTTCAAACAAGACACCGCGCCTCGCTACCACGCTCGCAAGGTTGCCTTTGCGCGAGCGATGTCTTTAAAGGTTCCGCTGGTACTGGGCACGGCGACTCCCTCGCTTGAATCATGGCATGCTTGCAACACTGGTCATGCCGAGTTGATTTCGATGCCTTCGCGCGTTGGCAACCGACCGATGCCCGATGTGCAACTGGTCGACCTACGTGTACGTGACGACCGAACCAGCGGCGCGATTAGCCGACCGCTTCACAAGGCCGTTCAGGAAACACTCGATGACAAAGGCCAAGTCATCTTACTTCTTAATCGACGTGGATTTGCGACAACCATTCAGTGCCCCTCGTGCGGCCATGTGGTTGCTTGCCCTGACTGCGACATGCCACTGACGCATCACCGCGATGGTGGCAAAGCCGTCTGCCATTACTGCGACTACACGATTGGTACACCGCCATGGTGCCCCGCGTGTCGCTTTGATGGGATACGCTACGGTGGGCTCGGTACACAACGACTTGAAGTAGAAGTCAAAAGTCGTTTCCCCAACGCTCGGGTCGCGAGAATGGACGGAGACACGATGCGTCGCCCCGGTAGTCACCAAAAAGTGCTCTCGGCATTTCGCAGTGGCGAGATTGACATCTTGCTCGGTACGCAAATGATCGCCAAAGGGCTCGATTTCCCCAACGTGCTCTTGGTGGGAGTGATCAACGCGGACTCCGCCCTTCACTTCCCTGATTTCCGGGCTGCCGAGCGAACCTTTGGGTTAGTCACCCAGGTTTCCGGCCGGACCGGTCGTGGCAATCGTGGCGGACGCGTGATTGTGCAAACGTTTTCGCCAGAGCACCCTGCGATCCAAGCCGCGTCCAGACACGATTACGAACAATTCGCTCATGACGAAATGAACGCGCGCCGCAAGTTCAATTATCCGCCGCTTGGCAGTGTCGCTCGCATCATTATCCGAGGGACTGTCGAGGATGTAACCGAGTCAACCGCCGAGTCGCTGGTGCAACGGTTGGAGCAAGCTCGAGAAAAACTCGGCCATGAAGTTCGCATTCTTGGTCCCGCGCCACCGCCGATGAGCAAACTGCGAGGTAAGTATCGCTTCCATATCCTGCTGCAAGCCACGGAACCCGGCCCCCTGGGCGACACGATCCGCACCGCCACGGAGAAGTTCGTGATCCCCGAGAAAGATGATGTGCAGTACGTGGTGGACATCGATCCAATTGACATGTTGTAA
- a CDS encoding ABC transporter permease encodes MSDVFSYIGKRFLWMIATVWLVYTVSFALMRLAPGGPFSAERKVPPAIERQMEARFNLDGTYVEQYFDYLKGILTKGDLGWSLKLEDYSVNEVIAQGFPISVSLAVFALIFAVVLGVTAGVISAVYRGTFADTSMMIAAVIGIAVPNFVLASVAILLFVFGISIFPAAGWGTLQQVLLPALCLGAPIAAYIARLSRTGMLESLSREHVRTAFAKGLPKSTVIFKHVLPGAMLPVVSYLGPATARVLTGSLVLEQIFALPGMGSHFINAALQRDYPLAMGMVLTYTVILFVMNSLVDLSYAIIDPRVKLQ; translated from the coding sequence ATGAGTGACGTCTTTTCGTACATCGGCAAACGTTTTCTTTGGATGATCGCCACGGTGTGGTTGGTTTATACCGTTTCGTTTGCATTGATGCGTTTGGCTCCTGGCGGTCCCTTTAGCGCCGAGCGAAAAGTGCCACCGGCAATCGAACGACAAATGGAAGCTAGGTTCAATCTCGACGGCACATACGTTGAACAATACTTCGACTACCTCAAAGGAATCTTGACCAAGGGTGACTTAGGTTGGTCGTTGAAGCTGGAAGACTACAGCGTCAACGAGGTCATCGCACAAGGCTTTCCCATTTCAGTTTCGTTAGCCGTTTTCGCATTGATTTTTGCGGTCGTGTTGGGCGTAACCGCTGGTGTGATCTCCGCCGTGTATCGCGGTACGTTCGCCGACACATCCATGATGATTGCAGCCGTGATCGGGATTGCGGTGCCGAACTTCGTGCTGGCCAGCGTCGCTATTTTGTTATTCGTTTTTGGTATTTCTATCTTTCCAGCCGCAGGCTGGGGAACACTTCAACAGGTCCTCTTACCCGCACTCTGCTTGGGAGCACCTATCGCGGCATACATCGCTCGGCTATCCCGAACCGGCATGTTGGAATCGCTCTCGCGGGAACACGTGCGAACAGCCTTTGCAAAAGGTTTGCCAAAGTCAACGGTGATCTTCAAACACGTTTTGCCTGGGGCGATGCTTCCCGTGGTTTCTTACCTCGGCCCTGCGACCGCGCGAGTCTTGACCGGATCACTGGTGCTTGAACAGATCTTTGCTTTACCCGGTATGGGCAGCCACTTCATCAACGCCGCGTTGCAACGGGACTATCCGCTCGCGATGGGAATGGTGTTAACGTACACGGTGATCTTGTTCGTTATGAACAGCCTTGTTGACTTGTCCTACGCCATCATCGACCCCAGGGTGAAACTGCAATGA
- a CDS encoding peptide ABC transporter substrate-binding protein, producing the protein MSLTFTMAPEIRRAFFVLAGVIAMVMLVWAARFDPMPPAEFSFQNGTDPKTLDPHRATGQPESRIIFNVFAGLLQALPMGEPDPDTGVQPMGAQPAIAKSYQVSPDGKTYTFQLREDAVWSDGVPITSADFVWSWTRMLHPETLCQYGFQLYSLPHAEAYNTGEVTIGDRVEVELWDRPGDVPGGDSDINNFPRGTMRYGTLKDIIKPDEPELPETMAADDRDRKLARWKEDWVFRIELASESEDGEVNWDDVVGTQDYCRHPLTSQAATEDTQATHGVLIAFNKLGAVRAPNDHTFIVQLNAPVPYFPDLLAYYPTFALPKHCIEEHGVPMWTKAENIVCNGPYKVGARLLRDRVRLVKNEKYFDADEVAIETIDAMSTESGNTALNMYETGQIDWVYDPPSLLLDELRDRDDFIPAPMLSVYFYRINTTRPPMNDVRVRRALAMAINRDQIVSQITKAGQIPAYTLVPPGIAGYESPPGFKPDINEAKRLLSEAGFPGGRGFPKVTILYNTQSMHRAIAEVIQQQLLNTLNIKVELQNMEWGSYLDKVDQLNYDIARAGWVGDFADPTTFLDLWVTDGAQNSTGWGNENFDQLLKDAAEAGGEPDKRMKLLSQAEAIWIEEMPVIPMYFYVSKNLVKPYVEGFSPTPQDRHPFHLLRLRKDAK; encoded by the coding sequence GTGTCATTGACCTTTACCATGGCTCCTGAAATTCGTCGTGCCTTCTTTGTCCTTGCTGGTGTGATCGCAATGGTCATGCTGGTTTGGGCCGCTCGATTTGACCCCATGCCACCGGCCGAGTTCAGCTTTCAAAACGGCACGGACCCTAAAACGCTGGACCCCCATCGTGCCACCGGGCAACCCGAGAGTCGCATTATCTTTAATGTTTTCGCGGGGTTGCTTCAGGCGTTACCGATGGGCGAGCCCGACCCCGACACTGGCGTCCAACCCATGGGGGCGCAGCCAGCGATCGCCAAAAGCTACCAGGTGTCTCCCGACGGCAAAACGTACACCTTCCAGCTCCGTGAAGACGCCGTGTGGTCTGACGGTGTGCCAATCACGTCTGCGGATTTCGTGTGGTCATGGACGCGAATGTTGCATCCCGAGACGTTGTGTCAGTACGGTTTTCAGCTTTACAGCCTTCCCCATGCCGAAGCCTACAACACCGGCGAAGTGACGATTGGCGACCGAGTTGAAGTGGAGCTATGGGATCGCCCCGGTGACGTTCCCGGTGGCGACAGCGACATCAACAACTTCCCTCGTGGAACCATGCGATACGGCACGTTGAAGGACATCATCAAACCGGATGAGCCAGAGCTTCCTGAAACGATGGCGGCCGATGATCGTGATCGCAAATTGGCACGATGGAAAGAGGATTGGGTTTTCCGAATCGAACTAGCCAGCGAGTCTGAAGACGGCGAAGTGAATTGGGATGATGTCGTTGGCACGCAAGACTATTGCCGACATCCACTTACTTCCCAAGCCGCTACCGAAGATACGCAGGCCACCCATGGTGTGCTTATCGCGTTTAATAAACTCGGTGCCGTCAGGGCTCCAAACGATCATACGTTCATCGTTCAACTCAATGCTCCGGTGCCCTACTTCCCCGATCTATTGGCCTACTATCCAACATTCGCATTACCAAAGCACTGCATTGAAGAACACGGTGTTCCGATGTGGACCAAAGCTGAAAACATCGTTTGCAACGGACCGTACAAGGTGGGCGCTAGGCTGCTTCGCGATCGCGTTCGGCTGGTGAAGAACGAGAAGTACTTTGATGCTGATGAGGTCGCAATCGAAACGATTGATGCCATGTCGACCGAAAGCGGGAATACGGCATTGAACATGTACGAAACCGGCCAGATCGATTGGGTCTACGATCCACCTTCGTTGTTACTTGATGAACTTCGAGATCGAGACGACTTCATTCCCGCGCCGATGTTGTCGGTCTACTTCTATCGGATCAATACCACTCGCCCACCGATGAACGATGTGCGAGTGCGTCGGGCATTAGCGATGGCAATCAATCGCGATCAAATCGTTTCGCAAATTACTAAGGCAGGCCAGATCCCCGCCTACACGCTCGTCCCACCCGGAATCGCAGGTTACGAAAGTCCTCCCGGCTTCAAACCCGACATCAACGAAGCGAAGCGTCTGCTTTCTGAAGCGGGTTTTCCCGGCGGTCGCGGATTTCCCAAGGTTACGATTCTCTACAACACTCAAAGCATGCACCGCGCGATCGCGGAAGTGATCCAGCAACAATTACTCAATACACTGAACATCAAAGTCGAACTGCAAAACATGGAATGGGGCAGTTATCTCGACAAGGTGGATCAACTCAACTACGACATCGCCCGAGCAGGCTGGGTGGGTGACTTTGCGGATCCCACCACCTTCCTTGACCTGTGGGTTACTGACGGTGCTCAAAACAGCACAGGCTGGGGAAATGAGAATTTCGATCAACTACTCAAAGACGCTGCCGAAGCCGGTGGCGAGCCTGACAAGCGAATGAAGTTGCTCAGCCAAGCTGAAGCCATTTGGATTGAAGAGATGCCCGTGATCCCTATGTACTTTTATGTGTCCAAGAACCTTGTCAAACCTTACGTCGAAGGCTTCTCTCCCACGCCCCAGGACCGGCATCCGTTTCACTTATTGCGATTGCGAAAGGATGCAAAATGA
- a CDS encoding transglutaminase-like domain-containing protein, producing MSRSENRSLSFWRRRSVGTLATALTILVLVGCDIPERPPLRPESLDELQARSGGNAVEGDGASVAEPSFADSANYLEPPSIIANQAWETWDAYYVGDQHVGYNHVVAKPVENDSSGKMSYLMDNLLLVNQGQARTVQRLQQTSTEDKNGRLIDFESSLQVGPVVTNYSGEVVEDAGDSGKEMRVRVKTRKGRNETSAFLAWDSTYRGLVAIEQSLRQKPLTKKGDIRFLKMLVPGNYKIGTAKLKCSGPASVPMQDGTMLPMTEISCEIQLDDGSNTYSTIWIDDEGAIRRTYSPGIKLVAYRTNKQSATDFVEPSNISVLLPIEGEIDRPLEAKRIAFEVTPVQQVKKTAEGEESEELIKMVPEPGQWVRKTKSNQFQLLVSRKQETNLKSFEGSDLKPSDADLSVNSYVDFRNGLVRRFASAAVASRSELSRREVALELTRTANSLIEVEPDKIGLMRASVVAQEGKASQTGRAILLMAMLRAKDIPARLAIGLRYQQGSPSRMVYHSWVLAFVDDQWIHLDVDDGDMGACDRIILTTSALDESSQNKVFVPFMDAVSRIRVRVVNAAY from the coding sequence ATGTCGCGATCTGAAAATCGCTCTCTCTCGTTTTGGCGAAGGCGATCGGTCGGAACATTGGCTACTGCTTTGACGATTCTCGTCTTAGTCGGATGTGACATTCCCGAACGGCCTCCGCTGCGTCCTGAGTCCCTCGACGAGTTGCAGGCTCGATCAGGGGGCAATGCCGTCGAAGGTGACGGGGCATCGGTCGCGGAGCCCAGTTTCGCCGATTCAGCGAACTACCTCGAACCGCCTAGCATCATCGCCAACCAGGCATGGGAAACGTGGGATGCCTATTACGTGGGTGACCAACACGTTGGATACAACCACGTCGTCGCAAAGCCCGTAGAGAACGACTCCAGCGGCAAGATGAGCTATCTGATGGACAACTTGCTTTTGGTGAACCAGGGGCAAGCCCGAACCGTTCAACGCCTGCAGCAAACTAGCACCGAAGATAAGAACGGCCGCTTGATTGACTTCGAGAGCTCGTTGCAAGTCGGGCCCGTGGTAACGAACTATTCAGGTGAAGTCGTTGAAGACGCCGGCGATAGTGGCAAAGAGATGCGTGTGCGAGTGAAAACACGAAAGGGTAGGAATGAGACTTCTGCCTTCTTGGCCTGGGATTCGACCTACCGAGGTCTGGTGGCGATCGAGCAATCCCTGCGGCAAAAACCGCTGACCAAAAAAGGTGATATCCGCTTTTTGAAGATGTTGGTGCCAGGAAATTACAAGATCGGTACCGCCAAGTTGAAGTGTAGCGGCCCAGCATCCGTACCCATGCAGGATGGAACGATGCTTCCGATGACCGAAATTAGTTGTGAAATCCAACTTGATGACGGGAGCAACACTTACTCCACCATCTGGATCGACGATGAAGGCGCGATTCGTCGGACATACTCCCCGGGCATCAAGCTAGTGGCGTATCGAACGAACAAGCAATCGGCGACCGATTTTGTCGAGCCAAGCAACATTTCCGTCCTATTGCCGATCGAAGGGGAAATCGACCGACCTCTTGAAGCCAAACGCATTGCCTTTGAAGTCACACCCGTTCAACAAGTTAAAAAGACCGCTGAGGGTGAGGAAAGCGAAGAACTGATCAAAATGGTTCCCGAACCCGGTCAGTGGGTGCGAAAAACGAAGTCGAATCAATTTCAACTACTCGTTAGTCGCAAGCAAGAAACCAATCTGAAAAGTTTCGAAGGATCCGATCTGAAACCGTCCGATGCTGATTTGTCGGTCAACTCGTATGTGGATTTTCGCAATGGGCTCGTTCGGCGTTTTGCCAGCGCGGCGGTCGCTTCACGATCGGAACTTTCGCGTCGTGAGGTCGCCTTGGAATTGACTCGCACGGCCAACAGCTTGATTGAAGTCGAGCCGGACAAGATTGGTTTGATGCGAGCGAGCGTCGTGGCGCAAGAAGGAAAGGCGAGCCAGACCGGACGCGCCATTTTGTTAATGGCGATGCTGCGTGCGAAGGATATTCCCGCTAGGTTGGCGATCGGATTGCGCTACCAACAAGGCTCGCCGTCTCGAATGGTGTATCACTCTTGGGTTCTAGCATTTGTCGATGACCAGTGGATTCACCTGGACGTCGATGACGGCGACATGGGAGCATGCGACCGCATTATCTTGACCACTTCCGCGCTGGACGAATCGAGTCAAAACAAGGTGTTTGTGCCATTCATGGATGCGGTCTCGCGTATCCGAGTAAGAGTGGTCAATGCGGCCTACTAA
- a CDS encoding O-methyltransferase, giving the protein MTDSPSHHSEIDSVLSKLLLATSNSAIDFDSIIDANHKAGLPAIDVSPLQGKLLQLLVQISAAKRVLEIGTLGGYSTAWMATGLPEGGRVTTVEVNATHAGVAASNLKEAGLADRVTLRLGQAAKILDEMINDDVDPFDFVFIDADKPSGVTYFEAAMKLTRPGSVVVCDNVVRSGQILDLETDDPDVIGTQQLLRRIADEPRVCATAIQTVGQKGHDGFAIVRVNS; this is encoded by the coding sequence ATGACAGACTCGCCATCGCATCATTCCGAGATCGACAGCGTTCTAAGCAAACTCCTGCTAGCGACGTCAAACTCAGCAATCGACTTTGATTCCATCATTGACGCCAATCACAAAGCCGGCTTGCCAGCGATCGACGTTTCTCCGTTGCAGGGAAAGCTACTGCAACTGCTCGTTCAAATCTCTGCCGCTAAGCGGGTCCTAGAAATTGGAACTCTTGGTGGCTACAGCACCGCGTGGATGGCGACTGGCCTTCCCGAAGGTGGCAGGGTGACCACGGTCGAAGTCAACGCCACGCACGCGGGGGTTGCCGCGTCAAACTTAAAAGAAGCCGGGTTAGCTGACCGAGTCACGCTTCGCTTGGGACAGGCAGCGAAGATTCTCGACGAAATGATCAACGACGATGTCGATCCGTTTGACTTCGTTTTCATCGATGCCGATAAGCCTTCTGGGGTCACCTACTTTGAAGCTGCGATGAAACTTACACGTCCGGGCAGCGTCGTCGTTTGCGACAACGTGGTGCGATCGGGCCAGATCCTTGACCTGGAAACCGACGATCCCGACGTGATCGGGACACAACAATTGTTGCGTCGGATTGCCGACGAGCCTCGTGTTTGTGCAACCGCGATCCAGACCGTCGGCCAGAAAGGTCATGACGGGTTTGCGATCGTGCGCGTTAACAGCTAA
- the nadD gene encoding nicotinate-nucleotide adenylyltransferase has protein sequence MSKRIGVFGGSFDPVHIGHLWIAEAAREHLSLDEVRWIPAATSPLKTNGPIASDEDRLQMVRLAISGNSHFVLDERELRRGEMSYTVDTMTELVAEHPGDNFFLIIGSDSLETFDRWREPKRLLELVTLAVIQRGGDPVVDVSVVDQYVDANEPNQNAVSVVPMPLIQASSTDVRNRLANGKSIRYQVPAAVEAYLHANKIYQR, from the coding sequence ATGAGCAAACGAATTGGCGTTTTTGGAGGATCGTTTGACCCCGTTCATATCGGGCACCTCTGGATCGCAGAAGCCGCTCGCGAGCATCTGTCGCTTGACGAAGTTCGTTGGATACCTGCTGCCACGTCGCCGCTGAAAACTAACGGACCGATTGCCTCGGACGAAGATCGTTTGCAGATGGTGAGACTAGCAATCTCGGGAAATTCCCATTTTGTCTTAGACGAGCGTGAGCTACGTCGAGGCGAAATGAGCTATACGGTCGACACGATGACGGAACTCGTCGCAGAGCATCCCGGTGATAACTTCTTTCTCATCATAGGAAGCGATTCGCTCGAAACATTTGATCGCTGGCGTGAGCCGAAGCGATTGCTGGAACTGGTGACACTGGCGGTGATTCAGCGAGGGGGCGATCCAGTGGTCGATGTGAGTGTGGTCGATCAGTACGTCGATGCCAACGAACCGAATCAAAACGCTGTTTCGGTGGTGCCCATGCCATTGATCCAAGCGAGCAGTACGGACGTTCGCAATCGCTTGGCGAATGGAAAGAGCATCCGCTACCAAGTCCCCGCTGCGGTCGAGGCGTACCTTCACGCAAACAAGATCTATCAACGTTAG